aaattAGTTGTGCGCATGACGATTGTTTGCTCAGTTTTCAGGTAGAtcgttttctcatttttcaaacactcatttacagcaataattgttgaactgcatatataaataaatttatacgtcctgtaacatcaaattacctcttattttttaattctccattattcgctcccattcggaactagccagcgttttgaattaaatattttgaaacacaaaaacaggtagcttcctgcaaagaatgtttacattggaacagcgtctgacgtcgccacagtcactagcagccagtgatgtagatcttcttcaggtcacacataaacttgagtttattttcacagaaaaaattgtaatgtgacacaacagactttgaaatataatcaaagtattttatttaaaatttggaaatacataacttttaggctgactatgccattcccaagatgctgTCGGCACCTGCTATTGTCCGGACTTCCGgaagtagtttctacacgataaactaatagtttctatacagcttttgactgaaacagattacaaaaatataacttgaatgGGGTTGCATGATAGAAATAttaggttactacgttttgatatcgtggttatttggcttgGTTCGATAACGATaaccgttatctaaacctcgccaaataaccacatCATCAAaatgtagtaacctgatattttatatttatgctGTGTATGTAAGTCTGTGCGCGCGCGCACATGAAAAGGtgtttgactgtgtgtatgtgtgaaagaagaagtttgttttgtttaacgacaccactacagcacattgatttaacaataatcgactattggatgtcaaacatttggtgatttttacatatatagtcttagaaaggaaacccgctacatttttccattagtagcatgggatcttttttatgcatcatcccacagacaggatagcatataacacatcctttgatataccagttgtggtgcactggctggaacgagaaatagcccaaccaCTGTTACTGACGGATGTGTGTTAGAGTAATTgataaatgtttgttgttttttgtttgctttgtaaTTTTGTAAGTAATAAATTCAGGGTCTCAACTCTGTTACTAAATTTGTCTGGGACAATAAGCGCGTAGTTATCCTTTATTATACTATTGTTTTACCCTCTTTCCAGGCAATGAAATTGCACGCCAAACACCAGCACGGCGTGGTTGAACCTCAGATGAatatatgcacgaaaataaattgttgCATCATCATCGACATTTGCGACGCCCGAGTTTTGTGTTGATGGCTGTCTCACTATTGACAACACATAGACCTCACCAGGAGAAAGTTAGTTTATTAACCAGTGTTACACCTAGGTACATAGCAGCATTCTGGGAAAGGGCCCAGGGGGTCGCTCTTCAGATGGAAGCGACAGTCGGGGGCAGGGTAGTCAGGACATCTGAAATACACAGACAACTTGCTCAATATTAAACAGTTCTTACCTTACAGGtatatttagtgtgtgtgtgtgtgtgtgtgtctgtgtctgtgtgcgtgtctgtgtgcgtgtctgtgtcggtctgtctgtgtgtgtgtctctctctgtgtgtctgtatatgtgtgtatctgtgtgcgtgtctgtctgtgtctgtctgcgtgtgtctgtgtgtgtgtttgtgtctgtctctgtgtctgtctgtatgtgtgtgtgtgtgtgtgtgtgtgtgtgtgtgtgttcaatattactggcattcaatctattatataataaaatttggtctacaataccacGTGTTCCTTTATTTATGTATCTCGGTATATCATCAGATCTCAAGTCGCACTATTCTGTCAATGACTGGTGTGTTAAACCTTTGAATTTTTCTGTAATTATACTATAGCTCAAACAtaacaacaaatacatttttatatcgttatatatactaatatatttcTTCATCTCACTAATATATTTTTGGGTGGGCTACAAACCCTAATCCCCAATGTTTAACTATCAGGCGTGACGTAATGCCTGTGTTTTACAGACACGTGAAGAAATGGGTAGAACGTCTTACGATTCTTTGTAGCGCACCAGTACGTCGTTGCGTATAAAACATCCGTACTTGGCGCATTCCCCGCGCGGGTACCACACATCCCCGTCCTTGTGGTGGATCCCCTTAGCGTCAGTGCAGTTGCCTGGAACACAGAAAGGCAAGGCGTCAATGGTGCAACAAAGaaaagacacccccccccccccccaaaaaaaaaagacaaaaaaaaaagacatcaaagacccccccccccctaaaaacccccaaacaaatacacatatataacaaaacacacaaactctctctctctctctctctctctctctctctctctctctctctctctctctctctctctctctctctctctctctgaccaaacaaaaataaaatgcaatggGTCGCCATACCGATCCACTTGAGCAGACATCTACAactagtgcactacgactggtgtaTCGAAAATAATTGCTACTTTGTGGAAGATTACACAAAAAGATCAGTTGTTGGTAACCGGCAAAAAGGTTAAGTGCTATTCGGAAAGTGTAGTCTATGGgacgtaccggcctcggtggcgtcgtggcaggccatcggtctacaggctggtaggtactgggttcggatcccagtcgaggcatgggatttttaatccagataccgactccaaaccctgagtgagtgctccgcaaggctcaatggataggtgtaaaccacttgcaccgaccagtgatctataactggttcaacaaaggccatggtttgtgctatcctgtctgtgggaagcgcaaataaaagatcccttgctgctaatcggaagagtagcccatgtagtggcgacagcgggtttcctcttagaaactgtgtggtccttaaccatatgtctgacgccatataaccgtaaataaaatgtgttgagtgcgtcgttaaataaaacatttctttctttctataggaCGTCTGCACTTCGTCGTTTTCGCAATtaccttctttctttctttctttatatatttattctcgCCTTACCTTTGTTTGCATTCAAGGTCTGATGTTTTAATTTATGCGATGCATTTCTAGTCTGGGTGATTAATTCATTAGAAACCAAATATTTAAACACACCTGCTACCTACAAATGTTCGAAGATCAATGCATTTTTATCAGCAGGTCAGATTGGAAATAATAAATCAGATAAGAAGCAAagaaattaaacataaaaaagcGCGCACTGTTTGCACCATTCTCTGTACGTACGTAAGTAAAGAGCGATAGTTAATCCTTTCTGTCCATTAAATGACGGCTAACCTGCTGTTTGATAAacgaaaaggaaaggaaaggaaggcaAGGGAAGTTGAGGGGAGGGAAGGGAAGGATATGAAGTGGAGGAAAGCGAAGAGAAGGGGAGTCGAAATTAGGGAAGAGAAAGGAGGAAAAGGAAGTTGAGGGGAGGAGAGTCAGGGAAAGGAACAGaagggaaaggaaagaaaaggagaaGTGGAAAAAAGAAATCTTTATTTAACGAAAAACTATAACCTTAGAAGTCACCACATAACTACCACCACTTATGACACAACTGTTGTAGTAAACTTGACTACACGTCGAGGAGAGCAGTGACAATGAACGATTCCGTCCTCAGCAGCGTATCTCCGATTCCATATATTTACCTCTCGAGTGTTGTTGACGTCCAAGTACTGTCGTCCAGCTGCTGTGGATTGTGTCAGTCGTGGATGCAACGTTCCGTTGAATGTTCCTCATCTCCACAAGGACACATGGGGGAGGATGCCAATCGGAATGTCTTGTGCATGTGCTGGTTTAGCGTGGTGTGTCCAGTCCTCAGTCGGGATATGCTTACTTGCATTTCTCGGTTATGCCAGCCTAACTGCATGCTCATTTCCTAGAACACCACAGTGAGCATGAATCCACTGCAGCACAGCTTTGCTTCTACTGCTGACATGGCCTAGGAcctggaagggggggggggggcggggcggGGCGGGCGGGGCGGGGCGGGGCGGGGCACTACGCGGGgcggggcactactttttataaacaaatgaaacattatacaaattaaaccccgagatgtg
The sequence above is drawn from the Gigantopelta aegis isolate Gae_Host chromosome 6, Gae_host_genome, whole genome shotgun sequence genome and encodes:
- the LOC121376466 gene encoding U-scoloptoxin(16)-Er12a-like isoform X1, translating into MRNIQRNVASTTDTIHSSWTTVLGRQQHSRGNCTDAKGIHHKDGDVWYPRGECAKYGCFIRNDVLVRYKESCPDYPAPDCRFHLKSDPLGPFPECCYVPRCNTG
- the LOC121376466 gene encoding U-scoloptoxin(16)-Er12a-like isoform X2; protein product: MDTIITCLFLSACFVGIFAPIAFHEGNCTDAKGIHHKDGDVWYPRGECAKYGCFIRNDVLVRYKESCPDYPAPDCRFHLKSDPLGPFPECCYVPRCNTG